A window of Solea senegalensis isolate Sse05_10M linkage group LG20, IFAPA_SoseM_1, whole genome shotgun sequence contains these coding sequences:
- the LOC122786834 gene encoding uncharacterized protein LOC122786834 — MFPKPGAPQREEMSSIQVKNTALHLNGQNVRLAAKNDRVPKTPGLCLSAVGRLAASPPTQEATAQLDLSMLKSPRPDVAREAENQHVRGRPVKLAPLELPEEVREAQRQKLKCVQQEAKTASHKKEVTPNEPRSRAVKSCVRQRPVKAAVCPPASPTILKARQQHRSLRPQPTRSGPTEQEGHRHLDAVVCQGTPAPLRSKPAPPSSPLLKPRATRDGEATRPNPSSLQQETGGRPPRLRRAQCLKEDHCNSNMSTRGLSADDGKLAQGVQGTGQQTEGALRGQPSCPNGVPNKSQNDKSLWMYKKVYVYVYAAKSI; from the exons ATGTTTCCTAAACCT GGGGCTCCTCAGCGAGAAGAAATGTCGAGCATCCAGGTTAAAAATACCGCGCTGCATTTGAACGGTCAAAATGTGCGGCTGGCAGCTAAAAATGACCGCGTTCCAAAAACACCTGGCCTCTGTCTGTCAGCCGTGGGTCGGCTCGCGGCCTCGCCGCCGACCCAGGAGGCCACGGCACAGTTGGACTTGTCAATGCTCAAGTCGCCAAGGCCAGATGTAGCAAGAGAGGCTGAGAATCAGCACGTGAGAGGACGCCCTGTGAAGCTCGCCCCTCTGGAGCTGCCCGAGGAGGTGAGGGAGGCTCAGAGGCAGAAACTCAAATGTGTCCAACAAGAAGCTAAAACTGCTTCTCATAAGAAGGAAGTGACTCCAAATGAGCCTCGGTCAAGGGCGGTGAAGTCCTGTGTGAGGCAGAGACCTGTGAAGGCTGCTGTGTGCCCTCCTGCCTCCCCTACAATCCTCAAAGCCCGGCAGCAGCACAGATCCCTGAGGCCCCAGCCGACACGCTCCGGCCCCACAGAGCAGGAAGGACACAGGCATCTGGACGCTGTGGTGTGTCAAGGTACTCCTGCCCCTCTGCGCAGCAAACCTGCCCCTCCTTCATCGCCCCTTCTTAAACCTCGAGCCACACGTGACGGAGAGGCGACACGCCCGAACCCCAGCAGCCTCCAGCAGGAGACAGGCGGGAGGCCACCAAGGCTGAGGAGGGCGCAGTGCCTGAAAGAGGATCACTGCAATTCAAACATGTCAACACGGGGATTATCTGCAGATGATGGCAAGCTGGCCCAAGGTGTCCAAGGCACAGGGCAGCAGACGGAGGGGGCTTTGAGAGGGCAACCGAGTTGTCCAAACGGTGTGCCAAATAAATCCCAAAATGATAAAAGCCTATGGATGTATAAAAaggtatatgtatatgtatatgcgGCCAAAAGTATATAG